Part of the Citrus sinensis cultivar Valencia sweet orange chromosome 2, DVS_A1.0, whole genome shotgun sequence genome, CCAACAACATTTCTATAGATCacataatcatttgaatttcaaagtcCAACACAACATAGAGATCTTGAGTTGTTTTCAAGATAAATCAATCATCTATTTGAATGCTGGTCTGAATTTCTTTCTATCCTGTTCCGGGTAAGTCAAACATAGACAAATAAAGACCTTCTCGAGAATTGCAGACTGATCATCCAGGTGAAATCTACGCATGTAATTTAGCATCTCCAGTTGCTGCAAAAGAAGTTATCTTTAGATTCAGCAATACTACATTACAACTAATTGCGTTTTCCCAAATTTTGGTCTCAAAGTACCTGTTCTTGTAGTTTTTGTTGACTATCCATCCTTTCAGCAAATTCATCTGGTCCATGCACAGCTTCATCACAGACCATCTCTTCCCTAGCACAAGATAGAGTGAGTAATAttattgaaagagaaaaattagataaagATCCTTAGTTAAAGagaaaagttagaaaaattagattgatccttatttaaagagaaaaatcagATATAGctcctttaaaaaatttgaacccGACAGTAATCATATGCAAAGAAGTTCATCCATCAACAGAAGCTAAGAGATAAAGAGGCTAAAAATATGGATAAATGAATCTAAGTAAAACAGATGCTAAAATAAGCAACGGCTCATCTCAAAAATGAGTAATGCTTGCATGAAAGGAATTCTGTAACCAAGACAATTTGTCTTCATCAAAATAGAAGGCCAAGCGAACTACACAAATTTTTTACTGATGATGTCAAAGAGCTATAGCAAAGTCCACCAAACCAGCCAAGGATATGTTCATGTTCCGTTTGCGTATGCAAACCATTTAAACTGTCAACAAGCCCGTCGTCTTTCATAGGACCAACAAGTGGTCTATTTCTAATTCTTataccaaattttaaaatgttggaATAGAAAACAGATGCTTCAGCATTTGAAAGAAGACAATTCCAAAGTTCACACAAATCACAGAGCTTAAGAGACAATATGCAACCAAAAGCAGACACACTGGAGGATGTCCTTCATGTCATGAAGGGAATGAGTTAAAAGTCTCAGTTCTGTGCACTAAAAGAATAAGTTCACATAGTGGAAACAGGATACTTTTCCCCTTAACAGATCAAAGAAGACTGATGATGGTATCTAAAAGTCAAAATAGTACAGATAAAAGTGAGAGATAAAGAGAGCTTACGTTGCCACAAATTTATAGAATTGTATCATCAAATCCTGATCGTTCTCATAAGTCAAATTCACCTTCCCCAGGCAAGTGAGACCAAAACTTGGATCTACAACAGAAAAACTGGCATACTTTGAATAATGTTACACCATGTATGCATCTTAGTACAATGTCATCTACATGTAGAATCTTTCAAACTATTACAATCTATTTGATTTCcagttgaaaaattataatttgtaaaaaataaaaccggCGCTCGCAGTCCAATATTACATCTTTGATCCAGAATCCTCTTGATTTTTAACTGGCATTCTATTACCTGGAAGTATCATAGTATGGGGTTTATGGCTGTCTTATGCAGTTTTGGGGACAAGTATTATATCTAATACAAAAGCAGGGCACATACAGTCTTATCCATAAATGCATAACCTTGTCAACATTTTCAAACCATACTGCAAGCCGAATCAGTGATGAAATGTCTTCTGCAATCCTAATTCCAGTTCGAGTATGATCAAAATAAAGGATGAAGCAGGAATATATGTAACAAAGTGTATATAGATGCATGATAAATTATGTCACTCACTAAGGCAGGGTGAAGTAGTACATATTGCATTTGATTCACAAGGCTCTAACGAAGCTGTGCTAgtagataaaaattttcacaactAATATTACAATCAAACCAACCCTGAAAAAATAGTGCCACCAAGACTAAGGTTGAGAGTGCATACTCTTTACAcaatgataaatgtttttctaGTATTGAAAAGTAAATGATACAGTCAATCACTGCACAAAGTTGATTACTTCTGAAGcaacaatcaaatttaaacaGAATTCAACACAAGTAGAAATCTACAGTGTCACCTATGACAAACTTACCAACACCCATTTCCTGAAATAGCTCTTCCTGGATTTCAGTAGTAACAGCAATGGCTTCCTGCATACAATCTAACTTCATTTtcaggaaaaatgaaaaaaaatgcaacaaGTAGATGGACTATTTACAGACTCCTAATGCAGAAACACCACTTTATTAAGTTTAAACACTTAAATCAACAAGCAGATTACATCAACAGAAATCTTACAAGCCACCAAAAACATGGTTCTTACTTTTACATCCATAAGTCAAATTAAAGGGGCTATGTGGTATGAGGTCTAATATATTCAAAGACAGCTAAAATTGAGATCTTTACACACTGTTCATTTTTTATGCAATGAAAGCAAGCACTTCTAATATCCAAACAAAACTACCATTCCAACATCAGCAAAGTGGAATAACACTATGCCTTCCATTTGGATAAATACACATCAAGGAGAAAGCAGAAGACGAACAATTTTTAGATTATATCACTTCTGTTTCTTATTGATAGAAATCTCACTAAGACAGCTGATATTTGCATTATGCAAAATTGAGATAAAGGTCCTATTTTCTTGTGTCTTCAAGTTCAGAGACTCAATCTTTTCCCTGTTCCTTCAGGTCCAAAGCTAGAGAAAGGAACTATGAAATGGCGGTGAGTACcgcatatattaaaataagctACATGAAAATGGACTACAATAAAGAGTCTGCTGCATATCAATTGAATCAATTCCTCGAAAACCCATTACATAAGCACTCATCAACAAAGAAATGAAACATTGTCGCATTTTCTACCAGTCAAGCAACGCATATGAATTAACCAGAACCCAGATACCAACATGAAGACAGAATGACATTTCACGATGTAACACATTTCAAAATAGAATGAATATAAAAAGCATAAAACAATGAACAAAGAATGAAATagtgaaagagaaagaatttTCCTTTTCGTCTTCCACAGCATCAGCAACCCTTTTCTTTACAtctaacaaaaacaaaaagggaaAGATTATTCtatcaagaaaagaaatggcagtaaaaaaataaataaaaggtaaaCGGAAGGGAAAACGTACCAGGCTGAGATGTGAGGAATGAAAAGCGGTTGAAGAGATGAAGTAACTGTTCTTTAGAAAGCATTCCAGAGGTTTGTAAGTAGGGAGTAGGCATTGATGAAGATGACATTGCAGAGATTCCTATCAATGCAATGCTTTTTGTTTTGGAAGCGtaataatattcaatattcacctctcttttttctttttctttttctttttctttttcgcttttttttaagagaaaatagaAGCCTAtaaattactttattatttgaGGCCAAAAATAAAGACGGGTTCTCAATgaaagatatattttaaatgtcaaaattaataaataaaaaaagaagacttATATACGATCGCATAAAAGAGAAGAGGGAATAAGGACTTGTTTCCGTACGAAATCTTAGGGCctgtttgttattattttttaatttaatttttttaaaaataaaaataagaatgaaaataatattttataattactgtattttaaatttaaatatgcatatgttattattttttatattttatattttaaaattaaaaatattaatatgtgTTTGGAAAGcacaatgaaaaaataaaaaataataaatatatgttcggtatgattatttttaaaaataatttttactaattattgtcatacttataattaaaaggtaaaaaaaaatttataattgatatttttataatataaaagtgAGAATGAAagtgatattttaaaattattatattttgaaattgaatatgtatttgggattattttttatattctatatttataatataaaaataataatatatgtttggtagccaattgaattttttttaaaaataactgaatATGTGATCggtgatattatttttaaaaacaattctTAATAAACATTTAAGTcataattgtaattaaaaagttgaaataatgaaaaataatataaaactgaTTTGATTAATCTCCATAACTacgattaaatttttaaataaatatgatttacaagttagcaataaaattttaaggtaAATAATATTACCATAATTACACGCTCTCGTCTCCAATTACTTTCTTGTTATGTCTTCTCCGTAACaaggaaataaaattgtacattaaaatttcatttgctttGAATTCATGTATTTTCCGTTATTTAAAGAACAAGTGCAGCAAACACTTAAATGGCCAGGCTATACTCTCAGATTCAAGAACCCCACAACTCTTACCCACATGCTTTTAAGttgggaaaaaagaaaaagaaaaaaagaaactaaagaCTATACAGGACCGGAGATCAAGATCCAACTTGCTCACTTGGGAGCCGtttaagagaataaaatatgctaaaattaatatatatttatataatcttTCAGTCTCTACTATATTTGGATGAAAcctaattgaattaaaaatatttcttctttttatttccacTCCCGGGTTGCTTGTTTTGGCCACCGGTTGGGGTTTTGGCTAGCGATGGGAGATTAGTCACCAGAAGAACTTGCAGCCTTGCTCCTTCAAAAGCTCATACGGTGTCGCTTCCTCGAGGAAAGACTGCTTTCTTGACCCTTCCCTCATGCTTGTTTCAGGAGCAGGTACAGATCTGCAGACAGTGATTTCAAATACTTTTTTGTTTAagaactgaaaaaataaagatggggaATGAGAAAATGTTGGATGACCCCAAAAATTAAGTAGAGCTATGTATGAGACAAAAGAAATTAGAGTGAAGATTCAAAAAATACTTGAAAATTTGGTTTTgacagaagaagaagataagatgtgaagatgaaaaatgaagaataaagTAGCTACAAAAGAGGAAGAGAGTGGAGATAAATGTGagaaagataaagaagaaTCTGTGCTGATcgatgagaaagaaaatatgagGAAACTTgtacttaataaattctttatgtgataaaattattttgatttattctcATAAAATACTAATTGGCATGATTACACATAtatgattattaaaatatatgtccTCAGGTTATGACCGGCTTTCTTACATAAGCGGTCACCTCAGTTGTTAATGAAAGTAAGTTGAGATGAGACACAAGATTAAGAGAAAGTACTTGATACGTTCTCATGAAGCTTATATCTTGAAAATGTCGCATTGATTGGGTCAAGATGAAGAACCTGATTAAGTCAGATATGAGTTCATTTGGTATCTTATGAAGGCAAGCTTATTGAGACTCAAATTGGGCACTCAAATAAACAATTGATTTAAGATCTGTACAGTGGATAGCCAGACATATGCTCTTACACAAAGAGAATTCAATATAACGCATGATTTATACCATGCATGCTTTTgtgaccaaaaagaaaatgagtgaaTGAATCCATGATTTCTCATTGTGTAAGTTCCTTCGAGGTATAAAAAGGACCTTAACAGTTTCCTTAGTTACCATCAACTATATCTTAAAGGAAAAGATTGGTGATAGCTACTTTAGCATGTTCTTTCTATGACTATGATGTTATTCGGTCTATAAAACTTGTCTAAGAAAACAGCCAGCCTAGAACTAAAAGATATGAGTAGATTGGGAAGATTTATTCTCCTTACATCTGGCTTATGCATCCACCAGTCGACCAGTTGTATAATCTGCCTAGGGATGGATACAGTTATGAATACACAGAGTGCACAACGTcaaacataatttttgttaagtgATTAAATATGTTTGTACCGATGTAAAGGATAATGAAATTTAGGAAATATAATGAACAAGTTATTTGAATCTCTTACAAAAAGTGCAATTGAGATTTTTTGCTCTACAAGCTCCAAGTTATGTTGTTCATGGGTCACACGTTGCATTTGCTCGTATGATACTGTGGTTGTGGTTTTATGTCAAAAAACCCTACTCTTGTTGCTCTAGTTACTTAATCATCCCATCACGTGTGAGTGGGAGGTGTTAGATTTAACACCTATGATGGGATGAATTAATCTAAACGTAAGTGATAAGATAAACTTAGAGTTTGTCTAGAATtcttataagataaaattagtattttatctTAAGATGTAGCTTATCAAATAACTCTAAGAAGTTGATTTGAATTAAACTACACTTATTGTACTATATAAACACTACATGGGTGAGTGATAGCACatacaataataatcataagaATCAGAGCAACATCAAAAGAGAGTgagaaaaaagggaaaaaaggcAGTAGGTTCTTACTTCATGAACTGAGGGGATTTTCTGAATACGTGATTGTCCTCCGATCATCAGTGACATAAACTCGTGACGATCCGTTCGTGAAGGAGATTTGCTCGTAAAGGTTCCAATCCCTAGCAATCAATTCTTATTCGTTACGATCTGCACGTGCTAGTTCCTGACTTTTGGAGATTTGAGGGAGCTTATTCTTTATTCTTGTAGATTCGTTACGATTAGTTTCCGCATCAACCAATAAGGTATGGATttggttgaaaaaaataaattgcatgatttatttacaaaattatcactttatttataaaaaacaaataagatgttacttatattcatatattcaaaaggaaaaaataaacatataattcATATATTCATATTCAGAACCATTCAGACTTCAAAAAAAGTTCAGACCATTCATATTtcgaaccaaaaaaaaaactctaagtGAACATTGGCAAATATGttagtacaaaaaaaaaggcaaagcATATACAAAATAgtatttattatcaaatatttaactttagtttctttaataatttgataagaTCTTATAGTCTCAAATTTTAGGTTCTCTTtagtataaattttcaaataaagattatttaagtagagtttttttaactaaattgtcactaaaaaaattttagttgattAGTTAACAATCAGAgcttttatataaaaaaaaaaaattactttaagaGGCAAGTGTTTGAAAGTTATATATGAAATGattgaaatataattatcaaataaataaagcatattttttacatttcaacatttaaaaaaaatcaactctaCTCTTAAAagccaaaatttaaatttttgctaGTACATACAAAATAGcttatttaatcattaaaaactctactaaaaaaataaccaaacaacaacaaaaaatttaaaagaaacttatgagattaaataatcATTAGATAAGGCTCAGTTGAGTATAGTCTTTCAATTACAACTTATTTAAGTAGACCTTTTGTTAATCTATTGACGCTTATTTTTTGTCAACCAGAAAATTGAATAAAGGGGATGATATAAAGAGTAAAACATCAAGGATTTACGTGGTTTAGCACTTGACCTACGTCCATGGGAGTCACGAGAGCAATTTTCATTATTGAACAATGATTACAACgaagtttttctttcttgctaCTCGccttttgaactttttttttcgcTTGTCCTCTCCACCTCTAAAACTCTCAatttataatacaattttttagtGTCCTAAGTCGTTgctaattctttattttggtcGATTTTTTCTACTTAATTAGAATTTCATTTGGAGTCTATTTTTGTCTCATTCTCAAAGTAGGTTCCGAAGCTTCTagattaattagaattttattacgCTTTGCTTCTGAAGCTTCCGTTGTTTCTTACATGatatgtttctttttattttttgcttttctaGTTCCTGGTTCCTAGTTCTTAGACatgactttaaaattatgtgtGTCCTTTATTCTTCACgtgaatttttttatgcttCAAACGTGCTTACTTTGCTCCAAAGTCAAGCTTAACTTTATTGCATGGTTCCTGGTTCCTTTTGACTTTCCATGCTCTTATGCTTCATGCTCCATGTTCCATGTTCCATGTTCCATGCTCCTTGCTCccactttaattaattctttttcatgcTCCCATGCTCCATGCTCCTTGCTCccactttaattaattctttttcatgcTCCCATGCTCCATGCTCCATACTCCATGCTTCCACATGCTTCATGCTTCCACTTTAATTAACTCTTTTTCATGCTCTTATGCTCTATGCTTTATGCTTCCACTTTAATTAATGCTTTTTCATGCTCCATGCTCCATGCTCCATTCTTCCACTTTAATTAACTCTTTTTCATGCTCCAATGCTCCATGCTCCATGCTCCATACTTCCACTTTAATTAACTCTTTTTTATGCTCCCCTGCTCCATGTTTCATGCTTTCActttaattaactatttttcATACTTCACTTTTTTCTTTGACATTAGCTGTCCCTAGCTCTTTTGGAGCTTTATTGTTCAAGGCTTCAAGCTCAAAAAGAGTTATTTCCTCACCTATTTATACATTGGTTGTTGCCTCTTCTTCTACCCACCCACTAGTCTAACTCTTACTTATAGAAATTGgtcttctctctctcattcaataatcaactttttttttaatctcttaGTTTTGTTTATCCATTTTTTTGTGagtatttgttgttgtttttcccttctcttttttttttttagcaactTGGAATACACCTCCCCCTTCCACTATAACCTCTGATAATGAGAAAGGGCTGCTGCCGAGTATCCTTAATATTCCACCAAAATTTAGATCTTGGACATATCTCTCCCAACCtagtttttctaattaatattcGGTTTTATCTCCCTTGTACACCTTATAGATTCTTCTAAaggtgagttttttttttctcttttttcatatttttgagCACATAGTAACAtgtatgcttttttttttttttagctatGTCTTCCGAGAATGATGGAGCTCgcaaaaagaagattgaaaAGCTTCCTCTTGCTAAGATTAGTAGAAAGCTAAGAGATAAGCCTACCTTTTATGTTGGAGGGTCCTCTTCCCAAGCTGTTATTCCTAATCATCCTCAGCAAGAGACCTTGCCTCTACTAGCTGTTAACTTGGCTATGTATCCACCATCTGTTAGCTCTTCTTTCACTTCCAACATATCGGCTTCTGCTCATTTCCCATCAGATTCCAGCCAAGGGACTTTGCTTATGATGGAGGACTTGCCCAACTTTGCTTGGGAGGACTCTGCTAAAACATATCTCAATTCTTTCAACCAATTTTGGCCTCAGTACATTTCTTCCAACGACGTGAGGCATATTGAAAGTTGTGACCCAGTCGACGTCATGCTAAATAACATTTGTCAGATACCTTGTGTTTCCTTACTCTTGGTGTTTCAACAAGCTGTCtatctattaaaatttctattcATTTCACTGCAGCTTTGTTGTGCCATCCAAGTAtccaaaaaaagaattaaaaatttgatgttaGAAAGAAATACTTTGATTGAATCTGGGCGAGCTTTTGAAAGGGGAATTGTTGAGCTAAAGGAAAGCTTGACTGAAGAAAAAGCTCATGTGGCGTAGCTAAAGGAAAACTATGAAAACCTAAAAACCAATTATGACAATCTAAGGGCTCAATCCCAATTTGAGATTCAAGATTTGTCTAACTCCCTTAATGAACTCAATCTTCAAATGTCAACTGCAAAAGCTTCAGCTGTGAAAGAATACAAGACTTCCGCTGAATTTGCCaatattattgatgatgaattttttaaggGTGCTGCCAAGGTGAAAGCAATGATGGAAAGTCATTATCCCCAC contains:
- the LOC102611348 gene encoding uncharacterized protein LOC102611348, with the protein product MSSSSMPTPYLQTSGMLSKEQLLHLFNRFSFLTSQPDVKKRVADAVEDEKEAIAVTTEIQEELFQEMGVDPSFGLTCLGKVNLTYENDQDLMIQFYKFVATEEMVCDEAVHGPDEFAERMDSQQKLQEQQLEMLNYMRRFHLDDQSAILEKLHHQMEDANFESAASVLSSEQIQEIVRRRVSPVFRSR